CCATCCCCTATGTTTGAGCCAGGTACTACACCAAGCCCACCGACTAAGCCTGCGCACAGGTCGCTAAGCAGGTCGCCGTATAAGTTTTCGAGCAGAAGTATGTCAAACTGGGTCGGGTCCTGTACAAGTTTCATACAGCCAGCATCAACAATCATCTCTTCGTATTCAATGTCAGGGTATCTCTCGCTTACTTCCCTTGCTTTTCTAATAAATAGACCGTCTGTCATTTTCATGATGTTGGCTTTATGAAAAACTGTAATTTTTTTGCGTCCCCTCTTAGTTGCATACTTAAACGCCTTCTCTGAAATACGAAGGCATGCCTTCTCAGTGGCAACTTTCATGCTCATAACAACACCAGGGGTAACAGTGTTCTCTACTCCGCTATAAAGGCCCTCGGTATTCTCCCTTATAATCACCAAATCGGCATCTTTGTAGCGGGTATATATTCCTTTAAAATTTCTAACAGGCCTAATAGCCGAAAAAAGGTCTAGTGTTTTTCTTAGCTGAACGTTTACAGAGGTAAATCCCTCGCCTATAGGAGTAGTACATGGACCCTTTAGAGCTACTTTATGCTCTTTTATTGCCTCTATTGTGCTCTGTGGCAAAACATCAGGGCCATCTTCAAGTGCTTCAAGCCCTGCTTTTCTTTCAACCCAGTCAATTTCGGCTCCGGATGCTGCAACCACTTTTTTAACCGCAGCTGTTATATTGGGTCCAATTCCATCTCCGGGGATAAGAACAACTTTTCGTTTACTCATAGCTGATAGTGAACCAGAACACACTCATTAATCAAGTAATATATTTCACTGTTATAGTATTTAGCCCAAATAGTTGATAAAAGAGACTAAACATCTAGAAAATAGCGCATGGAATAACTCAATTTATCCCATGCTTAACTAATCGTTTATAATTGGTTAATTTTACTCTAACAATATTATAGTTTGATATACTTAATAAATGGTCACTAAGAGACTAAACTCCTTCTCAAATGTTTTTAACGTTACATTCCTTTTTGCTCTGCTGATAATTATAACGAGTGTGGTTGTTCCGCTTATCTTCCGTGAGCAGATTGTCAGCATTGGTCAGGAAATCTTATTAAAATACGGCCAGGAAAGAATAGATATTGTTCTCTATCTAATAACGACCGTAAGCAGCACTCCGATAGCGCTTCCAGTTTGGATATACGCAGTCTTAGGAGCCATGCTGGGGTATGAGCCGATCAGGTTAATTATTGTCATGGCACTTGGCTCTATGACAGGAGCAACAATAACTTACTTCCTAGCCAGATACTTCGGAAAATCCAGGTTTGTGAAGAAAAACTTTCCAAACGTTGAGAACCATCCATGGACAGAGTACCGCTCTAAGTGGATTATAAGCTTAATATTATTTTTTGGAGCGGCCTCGCCAATTCCGCTTGATGTTATGTATGCGGCGTGCGGGATGAAGCGTTTTCCAATCTATTTGCTCACACCTATACTTTTTGTTTCGTTCTCTATAAAATTTACATATCTATTCTATGGCTATGATCTAATTCAGACTTATCTCAATATTGCATTTTGATTAAGACTGGTCCCTCATTGCATTTGCAGTATAGATAGCTACAAGCCTTGCTACCAAAAATGCAAGAAAAAGCTGCCCCGTAATTGCTTCCAAAACAGAGATCATCCTTCCTAATGGTGATAGAGAGGTAATATCTCCGTAGCCTAGTGTAGTGAGGGTGGTGTAGCTATAGTAGATATATTCGTTTGAAGTTAGTGTATTTACTACATCTGTGTTATTGGTAAGAAAGATAATCCCAGGTGATATATATTCAAGATAATTATAGATAGAGGCCCATAAGAGCCCTAACAAAAGAAACACGCACACCGCTGCATATAGGGTATCTGCCGATACTTTTTTAGTATGCAAAATGTGGTCAATCATTGTTCCTATAATAAAAAGAAAGAACAGGATACTCACAAAAATAGTCTCAGAAGAGCGCGTATAGATCCATTCGGATAAAAACCACGGAAGCCCCAAGACTATTAAAATTATCACATTTCTTTTGTTTCTTCCTGCTGCATAAATACCTAAAACAAAAACAATTGAGCTTGCGATGTTCATAAAGATAAAACCATAGTCAGTGTCATGTAGGAGAGAGGAGATAATCAGCAGGATAAAAATGGAGGTCATAAAATTGAACATTTTGTACTTTGTCGATCCTAAGATCAGCCAGAGCAGACCGCTTTTCTCGGTTTTGAACATGTTCTGATCCTCCATATTTAGTTTAGACTGACGATAAAGCTTCTCACTATGTTAATTAAAAATTAGCTTAAAGTCACTTAAGATAAAGCTCCGCCTCATATTCTGATTATGGGGAACTTATCTCCGTG
This region of Thermodesulfobacteriota bacterium genomic DNA includes:
- a CDS encoding VTT domain-containing protein, which gives rise to MVTKRLNSFSNVFNVTFLFALLIIITSVVVPLIFREQIVSIGQEILLKYGQERIDIVLYLITTVSSTPIALPVWIYAVLGAMLGYEPIRLIIVMALGSMTGATITYFLARYFGKSRFVKKNFPNVENHPWTEYRSKWIISLILFFGAASPIPLDVMYAACGMKRFPIYLLTPILFVSFSIKFTYLFYGYDLIQTYLNIAF
- a CDS encoding potassium channel family protein encodes the protein MFKTEKSGLLWLILGSTKYKMFNFMTSIFILLIISSLLHDTDYGFIFMNIASSIVFVLGIYAAGRNKRNVIILIVLGLPWFLSEWIYTRSSETIFVSILFFLFIIGTMIDHILHTKKVSADTLYAAVCVFLLLGLLWASIYNYLEYISPGIIFLTNNTDVVNTLTSNEYIYYSYTTLTTLGYGDITSLSPLGRMISVLEAITGQLFLAFLVARLVAIYTANAMRDQS
- a CDS encoding isocitrate/isopropylmalate family dehydrogenase codes for the protein MSKRKVVLIPGDGIGPNITAAVKKVVAASGAEIDWVERKAGLEALEDGPDVLPQSTIEAIKEHKVALKGPCTTPIGEGFTSVNVQLRKTLDLFSAIRPVRNFKGIYTRYKDADLVIIRENTEGLYSGVENTVTPGVVMSMKVATEKACLRISEKAFKYATKRGRKKITVFHKANIMKMTDGLFIRKAREVSERYPDIEYEEMIVDAGCMKLVQDPTQFDILLLENLYGDLLSDLCAGLVGGLGVVPGSNIGDG